One genomic segment of Centropristis striata isolate RG_2023a ecotype Rhode Island chromosome 11, C.striata_1.0, whole genome shotgun sequence includes these proteins:
- the cdcp2 gene encoding CUB domain-containing protein 2 produces the protein MSLRVAILTHLLLLVDKADSKKGVKCGGILSAPSGNISSPNFPGLYPYNIDCSWLIVVAEGSSVLLTFHHFELEYHANCAYDYIKIYNGISADEGNLLGTFCGDISPPQFTSSWNVMSIIFHSDRYVAYRGFSVGYRKDMCGGVLTGLSGVISSPGYPQEYSNDADCSWAIHVSNTSVVTLVFLDFQLENNEGCNFDFVALFDGPTVTHRHLGKYCGADKPPIIVTTSNHLLVIFKSDFNIGGRGFKAYYYSGECQQVLSAVNGNFSSPHFPRIYPNNINCHWSITLAAGYRIKLYFPVMDLEDRNSLSDECDYDSVAVYDGDSQTDTLLGRWCGREKPPFLVSKGNKLLVVLSTDRNEAHRGFTASYLGVVPVNVSCTRSEFTILIPQQFLPQLDRESIYLGDPTCAAQLTTTSYKILAQFVSCGTVGQKLRNITMLVNKLYIDFSDGKQQNVQEYKVQCDVLRKIASVSIISAEERHLEEQAQQTDNDSKEEVEETIVPHDLSDIVFIGICVLAVILMVIAIVWLVLL, from the exons atgagTCTCAGGGTGGCCATACTGACTCATTTACTACTGCTTGTTGACAAGGCTGATTCTAAAAAAG gtGTTAAATGTGGAGGAATCCTCTCAGCTCCATCTGGCAATATCTCCAGTCCAAACTTCCCAGGCCTGTATCCCTACAACATTGACTGTTCCTGGCTAATTGTGGTGGCAGAAGGCTCCTCAGTCCTCCTCACTTTTCACCACTTTGAACTGGAGTACCATGCCAACTGCGCTTACGACTACATCAAGATCTACAATGGCATATCTGCAGATGAGGGCAACCTCCTCGGGACATTTTGCGGTGACATCTCCCCTCCACAGTTCACCTCCTCTTGGAATGTCATGTCCATCATCTTCCATTCGGACCGCTATGTGGCCTACAGGGGCTTCAGTGTTGGCTACAGAAAAG ATATGTGCGGTGGAGTCCTAACTGGCCTATCAGGTGTGATCTCGAGTCCAGGGTACCCTCAGGAGTACAGCAACGATGCCGACTGCTCTTGGGCAATCCATGTTTCCAACACCAGCGTGGTCACCTTGGTCTTCTTGGACTTCCAGCTAGAAAACAACGAGGGatgtaattttgactttgtcGCGCTGTTTGATGGCCCAACAGTCACTCATCGCCACCTGGGCAAGTACTGCGGGGCGGATAAACCCCCCATCATAGTCACCACCTCCAACCACCTCCTGGTGATCTTCAAGTCTGACTTCAACATTGGTGGACGTGGGTTCAAGGCTTACTATTACTCAG GTGAATGCCAGCAGGTCCTGTCAGCGGTAAATGGCAACTTCAGCAGCCCACATTTCCCACGCATCTACCCGAACAACATCAACTGCCACTGGAGCATCACTCTAGCAGCTGGGTACCGCATCAAACTCTACTTCCCTGTCATGGACTTGGAAGACCGCAACAGTTTGTCAGACGAGTGTGACTATGACTCTGTTGCTGTGTACGACGGGGACAGTCAGACGGACACCCTGCTGGGACGCTGGTGTGGCAGGGAGAAGCCTCCCTTTCTCGTCTCAAAGGGCAACAAGTTGCTGGTGGTCCTCAGCACAGACAGAAATGAGGCTCATAGAGGATTCACTGCCTCTTATCTTGGAG TGGTACCTGTAAACGTGAGCTGCACAAGATCAGAATTCACCATATTGATACCACAGCAGTTCTTACCTCAGCTGGACCGTGAGAGCATCTACCTGGGAGATCCCACCTGTGCAGCCCAGTTGACCACCACCTCATATAAGATTCTTGCACAGTTTGTGAGCTGTGGTACTGTTGGCCAG AAACTCCGAAACATCACCATGCTGGTAAACAAACTCTACATTGATTTCTCTGACGGGAAGCAGCAGAATGTGCAAGAATATAAAGTGCAGTGTGATGTCCTGCGGAAGATAGCATCGGTGTCCATCATTTCAGCAGAGGAGCGCCATCTGGAGGAGCAGGCCCAGCAAACTGACAATGATAGTAAAGAGGAGGTAGAAGAAACAATAGTTCCTCATGACCTTAGCGATATTGTCTTCATTGGCATCTGTGTTCTGGCTGTTATTCTCATGGTAATCGCTATTGTTTGGCTGGTGCTGCTTTAA